From a region of the Bacteroidia bacterium genome:
- a CDS encoding low molecular weight phosphotyrosine protein phosphatase, translating into MKILMVCLGNICRSPMAEGVMRTKVLHKGLAIELDSAGTSNYHTGEHPDERATSCAAKHNVDISHLRARQFSLKDFDLFDRIFVMDSSNYSDVIAMARNEDDRRKVELIMNVMYPDTNLSVPDPYYGGEEGFDKVFMMLESVCELIAASYKAQQ; encoded by the coding sequence ATGAAAATTCTGATGGTTTGTCTGGGCAATATTTGCCGCTCACCTATGGCCGAAGGAGTGATGAGAACAAAGGTTCTTCACAAAGGACTGGCAATAGAGTTGGATTCCGCGGGAACATCCAATTACCACACGGGAGAACATCCCGACGAGCGTGCCACTTCCTGCGCCGCTAAACATAACGTGGATATATCCCACCTCAGAGCCCGGCAATTCAGTCTCAAAGACTTTGACCTTTTTGATCGTATCTTCGTGATGGACAGCTCCAATTACAGCGATGTGATTGCCATGGCGCGAAACGAAGACGACCGCAGGAAAGTTGAGCTCATTATGAATGTGATGTATCCCGACACAAATCTCAGTGTACCGGATCCATATTACGGCGGAGAGGAGGGATTCGACAAGGTATTTATGATGCTGGAAAGCGTCTGTGAACTCATCGCCGCCTCTTACAAAGCGCAACAATGA
- a CDS encoding SAM-dependent methyltransferase: MKGTLYLFPVLLSEESGLCVPATNLEAADCAECFITENARSARRALRSMGWQGDFNSRIWFDLNEHTREEELSGMLQPCREGKHSLLLSEAGCPTVADPGSRLVLLAHSENIPVKVLIGPSSVLLALMASGLQGQRFTFHGYLPKEKDPRSRLIRQMNMDAQKGSTQIFIETPYRNNRLLEELIRDLSLDTLLCVASELTSPSENILTLPVREWKKRKYDYNNRPAVFLIGSH; the protein is encoded by the coding sequence ATGAAAGGCACTTTATATTTGTTCCCGGTTTTACTGTCTGAAGAGTCGGGTCTCTGCGTGCCGGCTACCAATCTGGAGGCAGCAGATTGCGCGGAATGCTTCATCACTGAAAATGCGCGAAGTGCCCGCCGGGCGCTGCGCTCCATGGGTTGGCAAGGTGATTTCAATTCCCGGATCTGGTTCGATCTGAATGAACATACCAGGGAAGAAGAACTCTCGGGCATGCTGCAACCCTGCAGGGAAGGAAAGCACAGCCTCCTCCTCTCAGAGGCAGGATGCCCTACCGTGGCCGACCCCGGCTCGCGGCTGGTATTGCTTGCGCATTCAGAAAATATCCCGGTTAAAGTACTCATCGGACCCTCCTCTGTGCTGCTGGCCTTGATGGCCTCCGGACTGCAGGGTCAGCGATTTACCTTTCATGGCTATCTTCCTAAGGAAAAAGATCCCCGCTCCCGTCTCATTCGGCAAATGAATATGGATGCGCAGAAAGGAAGCACCCAGATTTTCATTGAAACGCCTTACCGCAACAATCGCCTTCTCGAAGAATTAATACGAGACCTTAGCCTGGATACCCTTCTCTGCGTGGCATCCGAACTTACATCTCCATCGGAAAATATTCTAACGCTTCCGGTGAGAGAATGGAAAAAAAGAAAATACGATTACAATAACAGACCGGCTGTTTTCCTTATAGGCTCCCACTAA
- a CDS encoding FKBP-type peptidyl-prolyl cis-trans isomerase, whose protein sequence is MKKLNMIRVVVALLLLVPVGVYSQGKKKKKTTVKENSAAGEFIKTASGLQYRFIAHGESPRVEEGDKCKVHYVLKTEKDSVMEDTRKSGTPWEFKANVSSAIPGFVEAVLLMGKGDRIEVIIPPNLGYKDQQAGAIPPHSTLKFEIELLETTPGLRPFNTKGKDTVKTASGLKYIIVQKGNSLAPMTGDIVTIHYSGYLPDGKMFDSSVERGETIKFNLGGSLPGLDEGIGNMTEGAKFRIILPYMLAFGEGGRGPIPPKTDVIYDVELVSVKKKVKPVAYDVVGKDTVTTSSGLKYIVAVKGDGTQGAQGKKVKVHYTGYLMDGSIFDSSVERDQFFEFTLGVNPVIQGWTEALQLMRIGDKWRLVIPPNLGYGANGAPPKIGPNATLIFDVELVGVE, encoded by the coding sequence ATGAAAAAACTGAACATGATCCGGGTAGTTGTTGCCCTTCTCCTTCTGGTTCCGGTTGGGGTGTATTCACAGGGTAAGAAAAAGAAGAAAACAACCGTAAAGGAGAATTCGGCAGCTGGTGAGTTTATTAAAACAGCCAGCGGGCTTCAGTACCGTTTTATTGCGCATGGGGAGTCTCCGCGGGTAGAGGAGGGAGATAAGTGCAAGGTGCATTATGTACTTAAAACAGAGAAGGATTCAGTGATGGAGGATACCCGTAAAAGCGGAACACCCTGGGAATTTAAAGCCAATGTTTCTTCCGCCATCCCCGGTTTCGTGGAGGCCGTGCTTCTGATGGGAAAAGGCGACAGGATCGAGGTAATTATTCCTCCTAACCTTGGTTACAAGGATCAGCAAGCCGGTGCTATTCCTCCTCATTCAACGCTTAAATTCGAGATTGAACTCCTTGAAACTACACCGGGTCTCCGACCTTTTAACACCAAAGGGAAGGATACAGTGAAGACAGCCTCCGGACTGAAATATATTATCGTACAAAAGGGTAATAGCCTTGCACCCATGACGGGCGATATTGTTACGATCCACTACTCCGGTTACCTGCCGGACGGTAAAATGTTTGATTCCTCTGTGGAGCGCGGCGAAACCATTAAGTTCAATCTGGGCGGATCTTTGCCCGGACTGGATGAAGGTATTGGGAACATGACAGAGGGTGCGAAGTTTCGCATTATTCTACCCTATATGCTGGCATTCGGGGAAGGAGGCCGCGGTCCCATCCCACCCAAAACGGATGTAATCTATGATGTGGAGTTGGTGAGTGTAAAGAAAAAAGTAAAGCCGGTCGCTTACGATGTGGTTGGGAAGGATACCGTTACAACCTCCTCCGGGTTGAAATACATTGTGGCGGTAAAAGGAGACGGTACCCAGGGAGCACAAGGCAAAAAGGTTAAAGTGCACTATACCGGCTACCTGATGGATGGAAGCATTTTCGATTCCTCGGTGGAGCGGGATCAGTTCTTCGAATTTACGCTGGGTGTTAACCCGGTGATACAGGGATGGACCGAAGCCCTTCAACTAATGAGAATCGGAGATAAATGGAGGTTGGTTATCCCGCCGAACCTTGGTTACGGCGCCAATGGAGCACCTCCGAAGATCGGACCCAATGCCACGCTCATCTTTGATGTGGAGCTGGTTGGAGTGGAGTAG
- a CDS encoding FKBP-type peptidyl-prolyl cis-trans isomerase — protein sequence MNLSRALMVTGIVMFLITCQSSKFEGFEETENGLYYKFITQSGDTDRPQVGDYVFLRLINKYTEDSVLFSSWDGERPNGSVTFQLRQSLFKGSLEEAIMMMAAGDSAIFRISADSIYKTLPQKDSSVQFPKGTYFTFELKLIKVMTAQQMQEEQQKKYDAYLEEIQRQSAWNKENELKMIDEYLTTNKISSKALASGLHFIEHEKGKGKKAMKGSTVVVEYVGRSLVDGEIFDASEYHGQAYEFKLGTDPVIKGWEEGLSLMNAGGKATLLIPSKLGYDSLGSISPSSGMYSILPYCPLLFEVQLVEVK from the coding sequence ATGAATCTGAGCAGGGCCCTGATGGTGACTGGAATTGTAATGTTCCTGATCACCTGTCAATCTTCAAAATTCGAGGGTTTTGAAGAAACTGAAAATGGATTGTACTACAAGTTTATCACCCAGTCAGGTGATACGGATCGGCCCCAGGTGGGTGATTACGTGTTTTTACGGCTGATCAATAAATATACCGAGGACAGTGTTCTGTTCAGTTCCTGGGACGGAGAACGTCCCAACGGAAGCGTTACCTTCCAGCTCCGCCAGTCGCTCTTCAAAGGCTCGCTCGAGGAAGCCATCATGATGATGGCTGCGGGAGACAGCGCAATTTTTCGCATATCGGCCGATTCGATTTATAAAACACTGCCGCAGAAAGATTCATCGGTTCAGTTCCCTAAAGGAACTTACTTCACATTTGAGCTGAAACTAATAAAAGTGATGACTGCCCAGCAGATGCAGGAAGAGCAGCAGAAAAAGTATGATGCCTACCTTGAGGAGATTCAGCGCCAGAGCGCATGGAATAAGGAAAACGAACTTAAAATGATTGACGAATATCTTACCACCAATAAAATCAGCTCGAAGGCACTGGCATCGGGTCTTCATTTTATCGAACACGAGAAAGGGAAGGGAAAGAAAGCGATGAAGGGCAGTACAGTGGTTGTGGAGTATGTTGGAAGGTCGCTGGTAGACGGAGAGATATTCGACGCGTCTGAGTATCACGGGCAGGCCTACGAATTCAAACTGGGTACCGATCCGGTAATCAAAGGATGGGAGGAGGGATTATCGCTGATGAACGCAGGCGGAAAAGCTACCCTGCTGATTCCCTCTAAACTCGGATACGATTCTCTGGGTTCCATCAGCCCTTCGAGCGGTATGTATTCCATTCTTCCCTACTGCCCCTTGCTGTTTGAGGTTCAGTTGGTCGAAGTAAAATAG
- a CDS encoding FKBP-type peptidyl-prolyl cis-trans isomerase, with amino-acid sequence MRFKFAIFILLLSSCQWNSFEGYTNIGNNVYLKIISFTDGQRVPSDSDIVTYHMKVFNRSGHVLFSSPEIFPLGLTSSLENAGHGMVLLNALLRNLEEGDSASFMIANPELTLGEEMRMLSNDNGLRVDVRLVKVRTRREYEREMVKISEVGDVQENLLIARFIRERKWIPDTIANGLYMIRTRKGKGEFPVAGERVAIRYSGSFLGGEVFDRGTLEFTVGEQMQVIRGLEIAIGKLREKGKAKIIIPSYLAFGENGSSNGTVPPSTPVVYEIERITPKKEK; translated from the coding sequence ATGAGGTTTAAGTTTGCCATATTCATTCTCTTGCTGAGCTCCTGCCAGTGGAATTCCTTCGAAGGATATACCAATATCGGGAACAATGTCTACCTGAAGATTATTTCATTTACAGACGGGCAGCGGGTTCCCAGTGATTCGGATATCGTAACCTATCATATGAAGGTTTTTAACCGGTCCGGACATGTTCTGTTCTCCTCTCCGGAAATTTTTCCGCTCGGGCTCACCTCCAGCCTGGAAAATGCAGGACACGGAATGGTATTGCTCAATGCCCTGCTGCGCAATCTGGAGGAAGGCGACAGCGCCAGCTTCATGATTGCCAACCCGGAGCTTACATTGGGCGAGGAAATGCGCATGCTCTCGAATGATAATGGGCTGCGCGTGGATGTTCGTCTGGTGAAAGTGCGTACACGGCGGGAATACGAACGGGAAATGGTGAAAATATCTGAAGTAGGAGATGTACAGGAGAATCTGCTCATTGCCCGTTTTATCCGTGAACGAAAGTGGATTCCTGATACCATCGCGAACGGCTTGTACATGATACGCACCCGAAAGGGTAAGGGTGAATTCCCGGTTGCGGGAGAGCGGGTGGCCATCCGGTATTCTGGTAGTTTCCTGGGAGGTGAAGTGTTCGACCGGGGCACCCTGGAATTTACCGTGGGCGAGCAAATGCAGGTCATTCGGGGTTTAGAGATCGCAATAGGCAAACTCCGGGAGAAAGGCAAAGCAAAAATAATTATACCTTCGTATCTCGCATTCGGGGAAAACGGGTCCTCAAACGGAACCGTACCTCCGTCCACACCGGTGGTTTACGAAATAGAACGAATTACACCTAAAAAAGAAAAATGA
- a CDS encoding FKBP-type peptidyl-prolyl cis-trans isomerase gives MRTLCYVVLMAVLSSCGQEDEKYDPGMKVVTDQLVDANRILRQKESDAIDAKVHHLGWDMKTSGTGLRYMFEEKGSGDTAAAGTVATIEYKIVLLESGDVCYSSDSTGPIKVVVGKDYVETGLHEAIQMMRAGDKAVFILPSHLAHGLLGDWEKIPPLAPVVYHIRLMKVEK, from the coding sequence ATGAGAACGCTCTGTTACGTGGTGCTGATGGCGGTGCTTTCGTCCTGCGGACAGGAGGATGAGAAATACGATCCGGGTATGAAAGTGGTCACGGACCAGCTGGTGGATGCCAATCGAATCTTGCGTCAGAAGGAATCAGATGCTATTGACGCCAAGGTGCATCATCTGGGATGGGACATGAAGACAAGCGGAACCGGATTGCGTTACATGTTCGAGGAAAAGGGCTCGGGTGATACGGCTGCTGCCGGAACCGTGGCTACCATCGAATATAAAATTGTCCTGCTCGAAAGCGGAGATGTCTGCTATTCTTCAGACTCCACCGGCCCGATTAAAGTAGTTGTCGGAAAGGACTACGTGGAAACCGGCCTGCACGAGGCAATTCAGATGATGCGTGCGGGAGATAAGGCCGTGTTTATCCTGCCTTCTCATCTGGCGCACGGTTTGCTGGGCGACTGGGAAAAGATACCACCCCTGGCACCCGTTGTATATCACATCCGTCTTATGAAAGTGGAAAAATGA
- a CDS encoding bifunctional oligoribonuclease/PAP phosphatase NrnA, with translation MNSATASLAQRLSSSRRIVIVTHMNPDGDAMGSSLGLANHLSEAGHFATVIAPNEYPEFLAWLPGQELVKVFSIEKELCRKRMMDAEIIFCLDFNTLSRIGEAGEAVKASPAFKVLIDHHEQPETFAELLFHDVKACSTAQLVFDLIEGMGEKERISKNTGMCLYTGIMTDTASFRFPSTSAHTHAIAGYIKEIGVETWLAHEQVYDGNSYNRLRLTGYALSEKMKILKEVNCAYITLTKEELQRFGFRMGDTEGLVNYALSVRGMRLAAFFMEKENEVKISLRSKGNIDVNQLARKYFSGGGHRNAAGGNMKTTLAQAVELFEKVVQDPSQFQQ, from the coding sequence ATGAATTCAGCCACTGCCTCGCTTGCTCAACGACTGAGTTCTTCCCGACGGATCGTTATTGTTACGCACATGAACCCCGACGGAGATGCCATGGGATCGTCGCTCGGGCTGGCCAATCACCTGTCCGAAGCCGGACATTTTGCAACAGTGATCGCCCCCAATGAATACCCCGAATTCCTTGCCTGGCTTCCCGGCCAGGAACTTGTTAAAGTGTTCAGTATTGAAAAGGAATTGTGCCGTAAGCGAATGATGGATGCAGAGATTATCTTTTGCCTGGATTTCAATACGCTCTCAAGGATCGGTGAGGCAGGTGAAGCCGTGAAGGCAAGCCCTGCATTCAAAGTGCTCATCGATCACCATGAGCAACCGGAGACCTTTGCAGAATTACTTTTTCATGATGTAAAGGCTTGTTCCACCGCACAACTGGTCTTTGATCTCATTGAGGGTATGGGTGAAAAAGAACGGATCAGTAAAAACACAGGCATGTGTTTGTATACCGGGATCATGACGGATACTGCTTCCTTCCGTTTCCCTTCTACCTCTGCCCATACGCATGCTATCGCGGGGTATATAAAGGAAATTGGGGTGGAGACATGGCTTGCTCATGAACAGGTATACGATGGTAATTCGTATAACCGTCTGCGACTCACCGGGTATGCCCTGTCAGAAAAAATGAAGATATTAAAAGAAGTTAATTGTGCTTATATAACGCTAACCAAGGAGGAACTTCAACGTTTCGGTTTTCGTATGGGTGATACGGAAGGGCTGGTGAATTATGCCCTTTCGGTGCGGGGAATGCGGCTCGCAGCATTCTTCATGGAAAAGGAAAATGAAGTAAAGATATCCCTGCGTTCAAAAGGGAACATAGACGTGAATCAACTGGCAAGGAAATATTTCTCCGGAGGAGGACACCGCAACGCGGCCGGCGGAAACATGAAAACCACTCTCGCGCAGGCGGTAGAGCTTTTCGAAAAGGTGGTACAGGACCCCAGCCAATTTCAACAATGA